In one Zobellia galactanivorans genomic region, the following are encoded:
- a CDS encoding LysR family transcriptional regulator, translating into MKQKFQIFKAAANHLSFTKASEQLFISQPAVSKAIRSIEEEYKTTLFLRKRNSIELTEEGKAFLLYTNRILDIHAEMENQFLYQKEHIPEMIQFGASTTLVNHIVPKIIARFRTQHPRTNFDIKSGNSEEIEEYILNQQLDFGITEGNNTNRKLHYKKFIKDEIVLVTNAKNNGIKQSAISVDTLEQLPIIEREMGSGTREIIYDALKSVYIKKLNNVVTLNSTEAIKNYLNNSDAFALLSISAIHEDLVTNKLKIIDIKNLTIERWFYFVSRTGYQSQVMDYFEKFARSNYNF; encoded by the coding sequence ATGAAGCAAAAATTCCAAATTTTCAAGGCAGCAGCGAACCATCTGAGCTTTACAAAGGCCTCTGAACAATTGTTCATATCGCAACCAGCGGTTTCAAAAGCCATTCGCAGTATTGAAGAAGAGTACAAAACCACCCTTTTTCTTCGCAAGCGGAATTCCATAGAACTCACCGAAGAAGGCAAGGCCTTTTTATTGTATACCAATAGAATATTGGACATACATGCGGAAATGGAGAATCAATTTCTCTATCAAAAGGAACACATCCCCGAAATGATCCAGTTTGGCGCCAGTACTACTTTGGTCAATCATATCGTTCCCAAAATAATTGCCCGCTTCAGAACACAGCACCCACGTACCAATTTTGATATTAAAAGCGGCAACTCTGAAGAAATAGAGGAATATATCTTAAACCAACAATTGGATTTTGGGATTACCGAAGGAAATAACACCAATCGTAAACTACACTATAAAAAGTTTATAAAAGACGAAATCGTACTTGTCACGAACGCCAAGAACAACGGCATCAAACAAAGTGCCATAAGCGTAGACACCTTAGAACAACTACCGATCATAGAACGCGAAATGGGTTCGGGAACACGAGAGATTATTTATGATGCCTTAAAGTCGGTCTATATCAAAAAACTGAACAATGTAGTGACCCTGAACAGCACGGAAGCCATAAAAAACTACCTCAACAACTCCGATGCCTTCGCCTTGCTTTCCATTAGCGCCATTCACGAAGACCTGGTCACCAACAAACTTAAGATCATAGATATTAAAAACCTTACCATAGAACGCTGGTTCTACTTTGTTTCCAGAACCGGTTACCAGTCTCAGGTAATGGACTATTTTGAAAAGTTCGCCCGAAGCAATTATAACTTTTAG
- a CDS encoding RNA polymerase sigma factor → MSLEELIHNCKKGNRQAQEQLYRDYSRVLFGICLKYSRNRTEAEDNLHDSFMVIYEKIGQFKNKGSFEGWLKRVTVNTVLQKYRKEEPLSLVTEYAEKIDTDDENDYESLSLDTLLKHIQELPDKYRLTFNLYVLDGYTHKEISELLGTSPGTSKSNLARARNLLREKIATSKNKAIIGMLLPLLLQICT, encoded by the coding sequence TTGAGTCTTGAAGAACTCATACATAACTGTAAAAAAGGAAACAGACAGGCACAGGAACAATTGTACCGTGATTATTCACGGGTATTGTTCGGTATCTGCCTGAAGTATTCGCGTAACCGTACAGAAGCCGAAGACAACCTGCATGACAGTTTTATGGTCATCTATGAAAAAATCGGCCAATTCAAGAATAAAGGCTCTTTTGAAGGATGGCTTAAGCGCGTTACCGTAAATACCGTTTTACAAAAATACCGAAAAGAAGAACCCCTTTCCTTGGTGACGGAATACGCCGAGAAAATCGATACGGACGATGAAAACGACTATGAAAGCCTAAGCTTGGACACCTTGCTGAAACACATACAAGAACTGCCGGATAAATACCGGTTAACATTTAACCTTTATGTCCTCGACGGATATACCCATAAAGAAATAAGTGAGCTCTTAGGTACCTCGCCAGGCACATCAAAAAGTAACCTGGCCCGTGCCCGCAACCTACTTAGAGAAAAAATAGCCACGTCTAAAAATAAAGCCATCATTGGAATGTTGCTTCCCTTGCTATTGCAAATATGCACCTGA